From the unidentified bacterial endosymbiont genome, one window contains:
- a CDS encoding EscS/YscS/HrcS family type III secretion system export apparatus protein, which produces MNNAVLAHLVTELLWLVLITSLPVVVIASLVGIAVSLIQALTQVQDQTLQFLIKLLAVALTLMATYHWMGGLLIGYASQVFQQTGAR; this is translated from the coding sequence ATGAACAATGCTGTACTTGCGCATCTGGTCACCGAGTTATTGTGGTTGGTCTTGATCACATCACTCCCGGTGGTCGTCATCGCCTCACTGGTCGGGATTGCGGTAAGTTTGATACAGGCACTTACCCAGGTTCAGGATCAAACCTTGCAATTCCTCATCAAGTTACTGGCGGTGGCGCTGACGCTGATGGCGACCTATCACTGGATGGGCGGACTGCTTATTGGTTATGCCTCTCAGGTTTTCCAGCAGACGGGGGCACGCTGA